One region of Pleuronectes platessa chromosome 18, fPlePla1.1, whole genome shotgun sequence genomic DNA includes:
- the LOC128462145 gene encoding eukaryotic translation initiation factor 4 gamma 3, translating into MGITSENLDESRMSSSPFLREMMKAVCEAAAKDNTKCGVDMALFQKSLPVFKYRNSDTEQQLHALHSLQALIVTLHQPPNLLRIFFDCMYEGDVISEDPFYSWGTSKDSAEQLGKGVALKSVTAFFTWLREAEQESEKN; encoded by the exons ATGGGAATcacttca gagaACCTGGATGAATCTAGGATGAGCTCGTCTCCCTTCCTGAGGGAGATGATGAAGGCTGTGTGCGAGGCAGCAGCGAAAG ATAACACCAAGTGTGGAGTGGACATGGCACTCTTTCAGAAGAGTTTGCCTGTATTCAAGTACCGCAACTCAGACACTGAGCAACAGCTGCATGCGCTTCACTCACTTCAGGCACTGATCGTCACCCTCCATCAGCCTCCAA acctcctccgGATTTTCTTTGATTGTATGTATGAAGGGGACGTCATCTCCGAGGACCCGTTCTACAGCTGGGGGACAAGCAAAGACTCAGCCGAGCAGCTGGGTAAAGGCGTGGCCCTTAAGTCTGTAACGGCATTCTTCACCTGGCTGCGGGAGGCGGAGCAGGAGTCAGAAAAGAATTGA